Below is a window of Pangasianodon hypophthalmus isolate fPanHyp1 chromosome 28, fPanHyp1.pri, whole genome shotgun sequence DNA.
ttttttatgaagaaaatgcatttctatttttatgcattttatattttttttagaattgaaTTGggcatttgcatttatatttacattttccagtTCACCTGAGTGTTTAGGAACTCTTAAAGAGGTTGCCAATTACTGTTTCACTGGGATATAAATATGAGGAGACAGAGGCCAAAATCAATTATTCGTCTACATGGCGAAGATTcgagaaatgaaataaaatgtgttgaCCTTCATAAACCATGCAAtaactataaaatgaaatacatgcCTGAAAATGCCCAATGCTTCTGCATCTGACtgtaaaaaaaagcacagttttcatttttagaaTGATTTTTGCTTTCAAATAAAGTCAAgatgaatttttatatttcaaatgtGTGTACTTTCCATTTGCCTGTGTACTGTTTGCATGCAATGTTTTAAATACATCTAAAGTGATATTTATAAGATATTGCCAATGATCATGGCACATACTTCTgcattgtgtatatatagtgcTTGTGAAtagctttatttaaatatccTTAAATAATGTAGTGCCTTCTTTGTTTTGCACTTATTGTACTGCCATCCAatgataaagtaaataaaatattgaattagtgtatgattattattattattattattattattattgtatagaGGTATACACAAATTTAGAGTTTTATAAAATTCACTGCAAGCCGTATTTTCCCTGTCATTGCAATCAGTATACTTTGGAATATTTGCTCAAGTTGAAGGTACTCAAGGAACCAGACAACTCAGTGTGAACTTTGATCCTGAGCTTTATTTTGCTGAGAGAGAGGTAGTTTagtcagaattaaataaataaagaaataataaaatgagcaaatgcatcaataaatatataaccGAATCAATGCATTGTGAAATAATTCAAGAAATAAATCATACTGCacttattattagaaaatattatttcatcaaACTCTTTTTCACAAAAAACATTGTCAGATTTTGGTTCAATGTTAATTCcataacatctttttttttttgaaaatgccctttttcatttcataatgccctttttcttttccataataaaatgtttattccctgctgacaatttttattttgttgtaaaaCCATCAAATTTCCACCATCTTATTAAGATCATGATAAAAGCCATGATACAGCCATCATATTAAAACCATGAAAAGTCCACAtgtgaaaagtgtgtgaaacataacaagataaacataacataataaaattgtgttattgagtgcaaactcctctgtcctgaagactttcctatggcttaaaactcactgactgttacatagtgttgacactggagactccttccataaatgttaaataaacagaaatctcACAATGGAAAAcgtcatcatatcaacaattacacattctcctttgttaaataacaacacatttcaacctgtttatctgtttattattagccctAGATTATGTAGATCACATGCCATACAAGtaaactgttactatagtaactaTATCATATTAGACACACATAGTATTGCATCAGAGCCATCATTGTATCATTAGAATGatctttattaatttttgtaaCCAATAAAAGTAACTATACCCCTGTACATTGTTGTTGTCCTGTTTGTGCAACCTTCTCCCGCATCTTCTTCTGCAGCAAGCTCCTGTAACGCTCTCACATACGTTGTGTAGCGCTTCACCTCCTGCTCCATATAAGCTAAAGATAAAGTACCATCCCAAAGAGGCAATGTCAGATAGTAATCTATATGTTCTGAAACCCTCTGTAACTGGTCCTTGTGGTACTCGAGCTGCTGCTCTAGAGACAGAGTGGTGGGGAATGAAGGTAGGACCTGAGGGTGATGTGTCTTGATGCTGTGTGAAGCAGAAGTGAGTGGAGGAGCAGAGTAACGGGCGGCGATGCGGTTAATGATCGCAACCCATGATGTCTGCTCTACTTCACTCTCGGCCTGGAAGTAGAAGAATCTGGAGTGTGCGGTCTTGAGGCACAGCACATGGGGCCTCTTTTTGTAATCTACAGGGTATGCCATGGCATGATGCAGTCTAATGGCATTCTTGTTGTCTGCCTCGCACAAGTCAGATGTGTCTTTTTGTAAATGCAGAACCATGCCTTTTAGAACTGCAGTAAACGGCTTCCATGCTCTCTGGCACTTTTTGGTTTTTCTCCCGTTCTCATCTGTAACTCTTTTGCAGATGAGATTTCCTGTTTTGTGGACAGTAGTGGTAGGGTTGTTGTCAGTCCCAAATGATGACTTACAGCCAGAATCCTCTGGTATCGATGTTTCCTTTCTGCCCACAGACCGACATCTAGTTTTAACTCTGAACGCTTTAAGCGGCTTCGTTTTGATCGATTTATAGATGTTCTTCAAATGTTTCAGAGGATACTGAAAGTCGCAACTCGCACTACTGAGGTTTGCTAGAAATTCTTCACAAGTCATTTTCCTCCCTTTGTGACTGCCATTAAGATCAGCATTCAGTATGATCATGGCCCAACTCAGGTTGTACACTGCAGTCTGTAAGCCGAGCGGTTGTCCAGTACACATAAGGTACCAATGAGAGAAGTGTGTTATAAGGAGATGCTGAATCTCGAGTTCATCCTCTGGCCAAAGCACTTTGAGGAATGTTCGGAGAGCCTCGTTCAGAGACATCGACCCAAACTTAAAGTACGTCACGTACGCTTTCACTGTTACCTCGGCTAATTCCAGATCCTCACTCAGCTCCCGGATAGTCTTCGGACATCTGAACTCCTCCTGGTGGTAGAGCTGCCTGGCAAGGGTCTGCCCTTTCAAACGGGTTTCTTTGTTCGTCAAAACGCAGAGTTTCACTTGCTGCATTTTACCACAGATGTTCTCATGGAAGTCTCTCTCAACTTCTTCCTGTTTTGGTAATTCGGTCGCAGCATCTCCCTGCTCCGTTGTTCCAGATCCAACTTCTTCCTGCTCCATTGCTCCAGGCGCAACTTCTTCCTGCTCCGCTGCTCCAGACACAGCATCTTCCTGCTCCGTTGCTCCAGGCGCAGCATCTTCCTGCTCCGTTGCTCCAGGCGCAGCATCTTCCTGCTCGGTTGCTCCAGGCGCAGCATCTTCCTGCTCGGTTGCTGCAGGCGCAGCATCTTCCTGCTCTGTTGCTGCAGGCGCAACTTCATCCTGCTCGGCaacttcttcctcttctgtTGCTCCGGCTGCaacttcttcctcttcatcactGTCTGGCGTTGTTAGCCAGTTTTTAAGCACTGATGGCAGAAAATAATACAACTTCTCCATCGTTTAGTCCGTCGTTCTGCAGTGAGACTGTAGTAAGAAATCAGCtgtaaataagaaagaaagctcGTGCTGTCTGCAGCCTCTTTAATATAAGCGTCCCCTTTGTGACGTCACACATATGTCACAGTCCCATGGCGCCGCCCCAAATCGAACCGTTCGATGACGTCATAGCGGGGTGCGCGAGCGAGCATTTGGAACAGTCCCCGAGACTTCACCACAATCCCGCACGCTGCCCGCGGTGTTCTCGCGAGGCAGAGAGTCACGTGGTCACGGTGTCACGCCTCTCAGTGTGGACTGTTGCTATGAGCTACGAGCTGAAAACAATTAGAAACAATCGGCTGCAGTGCGATGAGCAGCGAAAACTTCAGCCTCATTTTCCCCTTTTCACAGGGGGATGAAGTTTATTATCATTTCGTCAATGCCTTcagcaaaaaaacatcaaaataaattCAGATGATGTGCAATGGTGAAAGCAGCTGTGTGCATGCAGCAGCTGTGTATAAAATCTTGTGTATGTGGATTAGAGACATTAATCAGCTCATTATCTCAATCAGACAATTGATCCTACTGGGTTTAATGGCTTCTCTTTAAACTGTGacctacactctcagaaataaaggcaccaaactgtacttttccttgttgctgaaTCTGAGAGCTATTTCTGTGTAATGCTgcaaatatcatcatcatcatcatcttcatcatctccatcatcatcatcatcatcatgcattTGATTATGgcagtttgatttaatttactaGTTTCATGGACAAACCTGTTATGGAAATAAATCCcactaaagacatttttttgaGTAGCTGCTGTTATTACTAGACATGACACACTCTCAAGgtctgtttaataaaaaatagaaaaatgatgaaatgaaaaagggcattatgaaataaaagtaGGCTTTTTTCGGTGGGAggcattttgaaagaaaataaatattttataatataatattttgtaataattattataaaagtattaaattatttcacaaaatatggactttttatatatatatttattgctgcATTCTTTATAATCATaggtatatttatttattaattttgacTAAACATGTTGTAAATAATGGGCGTGGTTTCTGCACAGCACAATGTAAGGAGCACCATAACCCTGTAAGGGCTCTTTACATCCAACACCTGTCTGGAGGGATGTGGAGCTCAGGGATTGTGGTCTACTCAAAGTCatactgccccctgctgttcaTCTAAATGTAGTGCAAATGCCATTCAAGCATAAAATCCCACCATGGCACCCTGTCTTTCATGACTGAATCCCAAATGCACAGAGCTGTTACTGTATTTATGACTTGGAGGTGAGGTATGTAGCTGATTCCTTATTTGGGGGCATCAATAGTTGAAAGGTTACCACCAGTGACTGTATATGTGGTTGGAAGTCGGAACAGggattcaaaagtgaagccaaaatgtctctgaggccctctagtttTTTGGGGATAATGTTCAGTTGACCTTCATCTCCCCCAGTATTTTTCCTTATGATAAATGCATTTAGTAGGAGTTATTTGATGACAGTTAAAAGGGCGTGGTTGATGAGGTCATTGACAGTTTTTTAGTGAGATTACATTTAACATCTTTTTCTGTAGTAAGGCCATGTCTTGTTCTTTAGTTAGCTGTTAGCTGTAACAGACCCTCAGCAGGGAGTTCTTTGTGGAATCACAGAAGTTGTGTAagcacaaatgaaaaaaaaaaaatccaaatttgaTTTTGTGTCTCTTCTGTTTGTTCTTTACAGCTGGCATTTGCTTTGTCATATCCTATActactttaaatataaatataatatgatatataataaCATCGTAACATTAGTCCACTGAGGCGAGCGTAGTGAAAAGCCCAAGTGCAGCTTTTAATTAGCAAAGTGAAATccacaatacaaataaagacttgcCTTGACTTGAAcagacttgacttgacttgaacagacttgacttgacttgaacagACTGCAGGTTACAACATCAATACACGATCCGAGACAATGGCTACATGAGGGCTTTATACACCAATCAAGGACACATGActtaatcaaccaatcagaacaagacacatgaaaccaaggaaacaatcagaacatgacacaaAGACAAGGATAACACATGACAAGATCACAGgaggggcaaggaacacatgggaaatggagtccagaaagcaatggcaagagtccagggtggagtgccctctagtggagttcatgggcactccagctggcGATCGTAACAAacatatagtataatataatctaATTATCAACAGTCATGAAAaccttttttcatttgttttaccagaaaaacaaatgtgttatGCTGCACATGTTAATTATGTTGATTCATTGTATATATCACACAAAAACAGATGACAGTTTCATTGTTCAAATTCAAATAGttcaaatattaaacagatttgtcatcattattgtttataaagGAGTTAGAGACCATATATACATTAGAATACAATGGAATTATGTAAATGTTTCATGTCTGCAGTGTTTGAAACCCCCAGTCATGTCCCAGGGTCAATTTGACCAAGAAaagacccctaatgggagcaaaaagtgacttatatatatatatatatatatatatatatatatatatatatatatatatatatatgtgtgtgcgtctgtgtgtgtgtgtgtgtgtgtgtgtatatattcatgGGGAGGAGCTATGTCTAATATAATACGTAATATCTAATatgtttaacaatttaaaacacCATCTAGTCTAGGCTCTGTCTATTCTGCTAGTCTTACTGTGTTCAGTGACCACTACTGCAGAAGTGAATACAGTTCAGTGACATCTTATTCAATGAAACTCAGCTTTCAGTTCAGTGAGCTTTCACCCAGTGGTCAGTACTGCACTGTCCACTCATTTCCTGTTCAGCTCTCCTTTATACCAAATCATCCATATTAAAGGCAAAACACAATCAACACTCTCATTTGTGTCCAACATGATAAAATCAAGCTTCCTGAAATGTGGCTCATATGGTCATGTGATCTTCTGTACACTTTGTGCCACTGgctaaaaataataagagaCCAAGACACAGTTACAGCAATGTAGAAGTGGGCAGAAAATCGCTCTTCCAAAAGTAAGTccaaaaaaagttataataataataataataatacattttatttatagagcgcTTTGCGAGATACTCAAAGATGCTTTTACAGAACAGAATTACAGTTGGTAATTGGTAAAATACAGTTGGTAAAATTacataagtttacataccccttgccgaatctgcaaaatgttaataattacaaaaaaatgagagatcataaaaattgcattgtgCTTTTCATTTAGTACCGAATAAGCTagttcacatagcagatgtttacatataatccACAAGatacaataataactgaatttttttgtttttgtgaaagtgtgtgttacctggatgatcaacggctgtttttatgttttgtgatagttgttcatctTTTGATAGTTGTTAAatttttgaactggttcatttgtgtaaattcagttattattttgtcttgtggactatataaaaacatctgctatgtgaaaaagcttattcagggcagtatttaaaaaaataattattaatattttccaaggtgtatgtaaacttatgaccccaactgtaagTTTTATCTTCTTTTTAAATCCACACAAGCTTTATGAATGTTACACAGAATCATTCAAGCTACCTGATAGCTGCTATTGTGAGAATAAATGGGAAAGAAGTACAGCCTCAAGCTTCACATTCACAATTTCAGCTATTGACCTTCATGTGCtcagttaaatattttcatctcaCAAATCCCGACTACAGGGTGGTTACAGGGATAATCAGCCCAGGTCGATATGTTAGATTTAGCCTTGCTATAACCTGTTATAGCACAGTCCTCATTGTTGTAATCATTGGGTTCCCCGTCCCACCAGAACctgaaaacacagacagaatcAGAATGTCTGTTATTTAACATCTGAAGCATCAGACTGAGAGAAAAACTGCATCATGAGTaaatttcagttcagtgatGTCTTACGCAGTGGTCAGTGGTTTACCGTCCACCCATTTAAATTcccgctctgtctctctgtcagtcagaCCAATCCAAGCTTCAGTACTGCCAGTATAATTACTGATGAACTCCTGTAATTGTAATAGCACAATATGAATATAGATActcacttattctctctctctctctctctctctctctctctctttctcacctgttcctctctgctgtttatgatcaccaggtctgctcctctctctctgcagtacTTTCTGCTCTCATTCCAGCTCTTCTTTTCAGTAGAAATGTTGTAAATGCTCGATCTGAAAACTCTCCATCCTTTTTTAgagtatttatataaatattgatgtattCATTTGATAacataatttattcataatgcTTCAGAGATGATTTGATTTCCATCACTGTCTTTAAATCATGTTGCCTAATTTCAAGTGTATATAACTATCATTCTTAATAACTTTACCTAGTATAAATCAAGGCAAGACAACACAATGtagaaatgaatgttttttttatctcatcagtaatattttaagatttttggatgaattgaatttataacatgtcttctcttaaatgttactaataaaaatattagagCAGGAAATGATTAGTTTCACATTTTAAACCACAccacattgtgtttttattaccacataaaaaaaacaaaaaaaacccaggttTCTTGTTGCCAGTGAGGCGCACACAAAAGaactaatatcattaaccagggttgccaggttttcaGCTAAATTTCCAGtgcaactacatctcaaaatcCACGCAAAAGTTTTTTAAACTAGCCTAACTAGCCTAACTAGCCTaatgtggtgtaaaaaaaacCTCATCCTATGCGCTCCTCCTCCCCTGAGTATGGTGCAtcatgattcctgccccaaagAGCCGCTATTATTACTTGTTGTAGTTcccattttgaccactaggtgcaataaataaaactatgaaGGTATTTTGGGAATTAACTATGGaggtattttcttgattaaacaataaagaaatggttttgcagcaaaatattttgtaaaaggaTTTCTCACGAGAGTGTCATcacaaaaacaatacatttttggttttattaaataaacaaatttatgcatatttaattagatgcAGTCTTATTTTTCCTAAATCAATGTAATTGAAAAAGTTCCActatcaaaaaaagaaaaaataaatctgtaagaGCAATCAACTGCCAAAGATTAACTGTgaaatctattatttatttatttatttatagattttttttaatcctattcACCTGTAGCATCTTgccttaaaaatgaatgaaataatttcTGGTGTAGATGCGAGTATTTAacatttcacataaacacaGTATTCACCTACCAAGTTTTGAAATTGCACTGTGCAGTTCGGAGTTCTCCATCAGGTTGTTGTATCTGGTCTGTAGCTGGTCTTTTTCTGTACTCACGTTATTGAATTTGATCCACAGCACCGTGATGCCAGTCAGtaggagaacacacagcagcagcacacacactgtggtcAGTTTGTAACATCTGCTCCATGTTTCTCCTAGAGATGAATGAACACAGATGCACACTTATTATCTTTTAAGCTTAtcacttgtcacactgtacaaaatgaaaaacccaaataaaattctataacagactgtgcgagaactgtgttctccatgtaaagatcctctaacgatagacctacaagtaaagaaaatgactatgtTCCCTCTTACGATTTCTGCTGTAACATGAAGATGGAAAGGTCAGAGTTTAGCATCAccagcatgaatccatgaatCCAAACTGCCCTGTGtgaacagttcaggctggtggtggcgGTGTAacggtgtggggaatgttttcttagcACACATCGGGGCCTTTAATTGCCAGTTGagcattgtttgaatgccacagcctatttgagtatgatcatgagaaaacaaggaaatgaaagtattgtctttctttctttctcatttcgTTTCCTTCCTCATTTTAATGGCAGATATCTACCTTAAGCAATCCAGTACTTCTACAATGTACTTCTCCTTTTCCTTACTTCTTAAAACTATAAGAAATGGAGTGGTTATTTCATAACATCTCATAGTACATATTGGGATGCATATGATTTGTTTTGGTGATGCACTGATTTGGTGATCTGCTTTATATTCAACCATtgtaaagatattttaaataacatgtgCTGTTACATCTGAATGGCATATCAATgcaattaaaaatgaacaaatttcatattcaggtttttttcttttaatttattacatttagcattttacattttcttttttttttttttacagtataccTAGCttacttttgtttcatttgcttACATAACCACATACAAAGCAAATAATGTgataacacagagagagagagagagagagagagagagagagagagagagagagagagagaatatgaatgcatttcttaatatttaacaaaaattgttaattgttttttaaagagaatgacattttttaaaaaatcaatttgcttatgttaacagttaacagctataaacagtcattccctcactttctcttgacttcaaaaagaaagaaaattgcaGCTAgacatgttaccaagaaaccgtaaagcaaaatgtaatttattctttgatactaatgtttggaaaactCAAAGTTGCAGTGTTACGTATGACTGTGACAAAGCGCAGACACTGGCgattccttccaaaaatatgttaaataaatgtttactgacAGAAAACcttaccatatcaacaagtagacatttttatttgttaaataccaacatgtttttaatccatttatttactcttagattatgtggagcagtGAATGTattgccttctgaccaatcacaagaGCTGTActataatattcattcattgaCTCTAGTCTTAATGTTTTGCAACCCGagtgtttcatttcttacaCATCACTATGCAATATACACTTTAAAACCTGCGTACCTGTGTGTTCAGTCTGTAGGCTTTTCTCTTTTCTCGTGgcttctgtttcttctttatGGTCATGACCTCTAACAGTGTCTGCACTGTCATAGATTTCCACTACTATTTCTCTGTgctctcctcttttctcagtgTAGTTCACATACTCAGAATCTAGCTCAGACATCTCTGATCTCTAAAAGACTGAAGTACTGTGTCTCTGCCTGCATCCATCAACCTCCGCTTTGTGTGTATAGGTTGTAACAACACAGGCCACTTATTGCGCTGGTGAATAGTGAAATCATAATTGTGTAATGCTGTTAAATGAGGAAGTCATCAGGCGTCAGCAGAACTCAATTCCAACTGTATAATTCCAGAAGAATTGTTCGTGTATTATTGGGTACAGGATTGTCATTGATGTTATGTCAGCACCGGAGTAGGCCCTGAACTCCAATTCCCAGAATCCTTCACAGCCTCAGAACATATTCTGAGTCTCATTCTCGTCACCCACATCCACTATCACATATACcttcacctgattactgatctcacacacacctggattcagtctgcacacacacacacatacacacagtgtgaagTTTCTCTCTGAGTTCATGCACAGTGAAACTAAGTCTTCCATTCtggttttgtctttgtttgctgatcacctgattCATGCCTGTTTCTCACCCTGCTTTTGATTGACTTATTGGATCAGCTTACTTCTTGGTCCCAAGTCTGCCTTCATTTGCAACCATCTCTGCTCGATTGTAATCGCTGACAAAatggtgtggtataagaggaacaaaacatgtCAGGATGtgctataaatgttaaataatgaacTTTGATGTGATATGTGTAACTCCACTTTGAGCCAGGCCACATCACATTTCCctcttgttgattattttgctataaccaCATGCCCCTAAGTATTTCATttcttatgtaatattatataactatttacaaaaaaggaaacagTTAGGATTGGTGTTATCAAGTGAGGAATAATGAGGTGATTGAGCTTATTTTACTGCTTTGTCAATATATAACCGTAGCACAAGACATGACTCTCTGATGCAATTCATTGCTTAACCTCAGTTCTGCTGGAGACTTCCTTATTTAGTAGCAACGCTAAAGGCAACAGGGGCTTAGGAAACAATAATAACCAAGCAGGGAAAAAAGGCAAAAGGGAcggcttaaatacacagaacggcaacaagacacaggtgaaagcaATGACACCAATTACAACAAAGATAAACTAAGGCAGGGTGACATctagtggagaaaaaaacataacacaacaaaaaaacagaaaaaaggaccaaaactctGACACAAAGTGCTGCTTTACATAGATAGACTGAGAGTCCATCTTCATTTTtgagtatttttgttttaaataaaaagatgtcTTCTGATTATGTAATAATGTTTAAGGAGAGAGGAGGATACATAGAGAGGGTGGTGCAACTCTATGGGAGTAGTGCAGATCccaaaacagagacagaggacAGCAAAACAAAGGGAAATctaaaaacatgacacaaaattttaacatttgacCTAATGAAAGAAGGTGAGATAAATTGTGTGATGAACTAAAATGAGAACGaataatgtatgtaatgcaACATACAGTATCTATCATAAATTGAAGATTAATCAGAAATCTATTGATGTATATCAATAATAATTGTCATGGATTATTTCCAGGCATTATTTAAGGTAACTGACATATCATtgtgaaataattttatatatagctTTTAATctacatgtatatacactgatcagccataaaattaaaaccactgacaggtgaagtgaataacattgaatgtctcgttacaatggcacctttcaaggggtgggatgtattaggcagcaagtgaacagtaaTTTCTTGAAGTAGATGTGCTGgatgcaggaaaaatgggcaattgtaaggatctgagcgcatttgacaagggccaaattgtgatggctagatgactgggtcagagcatctccagaacagcaggtcttgtcgctatcagtttgtagatttaaacggtgaccactcagcacgttatcgagtagaatatggcgttccgcagggttcagtcttaggcccactgcttttcacgttatacatgctccctttaggtaacataatccgcaaacataatattagcttccattgttatgctgatgacacacagttatacgtctcagctaggccagatgagaatagccagttaaa
It encodes the following:
- the LOC128317644 gene encoding C-type lectin domain family 4 member C-like isoform X1, with protein sequence MSELDSEYVNYTEKRGEHREIVVEIYDSADTVRGHDHKEETEATRKEKSLQTEHTGETWSRCYKLTTVCVLLLCVLLLTGITVLWIKFNNVSTEKDQLQTRYNNLMENSELHSAISKLGWRVFRSSIYNISTEKKSWNESRKYCRERGADLVIINSREEQEFISNYTGSTEAWIGLTDRETEREFKWVDGKPLTTAFWWDGEPNDYNNEDCAITGYSKAKSNISTWADYPCNHPVVGICEMKIFN
- the LOC128317644 gene encoding C-type lectin domain family 4 member C-like isoform X2, whose protein sequence is MTGNVYANSRTSADNRSADLKDTYEAIYVNEDVLETRVTRTHSKTTTSGETWSRCYKLTTVCVLLLCVLLLTGITVLWIKFNNVSTEKDQLQTRYNNLMENSELHSAISKLGWRVFRSSIYNISTEKKSWNESRKYCRERGADLVIINSREEQEFISNYTGSTEAWIGLTDRETEREFKWVDGKPLTTAFWWDGEPNDYNNEDCAITGYSKAKSNISTWADYPCNHPVVGICEMKIFN
- the LOC117596325 gene encoding PH and SEC7 domain-containing protein 1-like, translated to MEKLYYFLPSVLKNWLTTPDSDEEEEVAAGATEEEEVAEQDEVAPAATEQEDAAPAATEQEDAAPGATEQEDAAPGATEQEDAAPGATEQEDAVSGAAEQEEVAPGAMEQEEVGSGTTEQGDAATELPKQEEVERDFHENICGKMQQVKLCVLTNKETRLKGQTLARQLYHQEEFRCPKTIRELSEDLELAEVTVKAYVTYFKFGSMSLNEALRTFLKVLWPEDELEIQHLLITHFSHWYLMCTGQPLGLQTAVYNLSWAMIILNADLNGSHKGRKMTCEEFLANLSSASCDFQYPLKHLKNIYKSIKTKPLKAFRVKTRCRSVGRKETSIPEDSGCKSSFGTDNNPTTTVHKTGNLICKRVTDENGRKTKKCQRAWKPFTAVLKGMVLHLQKDTSDLCEADNKNAIRLHHAMAYPVDYKKRPHVLCLKTAHSRFFYFQAESEVEQTSWVAIINRIAARYSAPPLTSASHSIKTHHPQVLPSFPTTLSLEQQLEYHKDQLQRVSEHIDYYLTLPLWDGTLSLAYMEQEVKRYTTYVRALQELAAEEDAGEGCTNRTTTMYRGIVTFIGYKN